One window from the genome of Glycine soja cultivar W05 chromosome 12, ASM419377v2, whole genome shotgun sequence encodes:
- the LOC114379946 gene encoding GTPase LSG1-2-like → MGKKQNEIQKTGLGRALVKQHNQMIQQSKDKSRFYRKKFLESFTEVSDIDAVVEQSLEPLPELAAAASTTLISLEPGSVPDETTTPEEARKQQKQEEALHASSLRVPRRPPWTPDMSADELNASETQAFLTWRRSLARLEENKKLVLTPFEKNLDIWRQLWRVVERSDLLVMVVDSRDPLFYRCPDLEAYAREVDEHKRTLLLVNKADLLPASIREKWAEYFRAHDILFIFWSAKAATAALEGKKLGSSWEDDNMGRTNSPDTKIYGRDELLARLQSEAEEIVDRRRNSGSSEAGPSNIKSPAENTAGSSSSSNVVVGFVGYPNVGKSSTINALVGQKRTGVTSTPGKTKHFQTLIISDELTLCDCPGLVFPSFSSSRYEMIACGVLPIDRMTEQRESVQVVADRVPRHVIEEIYKIRLPKPKSYESQSRPPLASELLRAYCTSRGYVASSGLPDETRAARQMLKDYIDGKLPHYQMPPGASDEEQALEEPAGHDSVDLDASDSSAIEDASDVESELAPNLEHVLVDLNSFDMANGLAPKNTTTVKKPKASHKHHHKKPQRKKDRSWRAGKAGNEDADGMPVARFFQKPANTGPLKVG, encoded by the exons ATGGGGAAGAAGCAGAACGAGATCCAGAAAACGGGGCTAGGTCGAGCCCTGGTGAAGCAGCACAACCAGATGATCCAACAGAGCAAGGACAAGTCTCGCTTCTACAGGAAGAAGTTCCTTGAATCCTTCACCGAAGTCTCCGACATCGACGCCGTCGTCGAGCAATCCCTAGAACCCCTCCCCGAACTTGCCGCTGCCGCTTCAACCACTCTCATCAGCCT TGAACCAGGTTCCGTGCCCGATGAAACGACGACGCCGGAAGAAGCGAGGAAGCAGCAGAAGCAAGAGGAGGCGCTCCACGCCAGCAGCCTCCGCGTTCCTCGCCGCCCGCCGTGGACTCCCGACATGTCCGCCGACGAGCTGAACGCCAGCGAAACCCAAGCTTTCTTGACCTGGCGCCGCAGCTTGGCGAG GCTTGAGGAGAATAAGAAGCTTGTTCTTACTCCGTTTGAGAAGAATCTTGACATCTGGAGACAGCTCTGGCGGGTTGTTGAGCGCAGTGATCTG cttgTTATGGTCGTTGATTCGCGAGATCCGCTGTTCTATCGTTGTCCAGATCTTGAG GCTTATGCACGGGAGGTTGATGAGCATAAACGTACATTGCTTTTGGTTAATAAGGCAGATCTTTTACCTGCTTCTATCAG AGAGAAATGGGCCGAATATTTTCGTGCTCATGATATTCTCTTCATCTTCTGGTCGGCTAAAGCTGCTACTGCTGCCTTGGAAGGCAAAAAACTTGGTTCATCATGGGAGGATGATAACATGGGGAGAACTAATAGCCCAGACACAAAGATATATGGAAGGGATGAACTTTTGGCCCGCTTGCAATCTGAGGCAGAAGAGATAGTTGACAGAAGGAGAAATTCTGGCTCCTCTGAGGCAGGACCATCTAACATTAAATCCCCTGCTGAAAATACTGCTGGTAGTTCATCATCGAGCAATGTTGTTGTGGGATTTGTTGGATATCCTAACGTGGGGAAAAGTTCAACTATTAATGCTCTGGTTGGTCAAAAACGCACTGGTGTCACCTCTACCCCAGGGAAAACAAAGCACTTTCAGACATTAATTATCTCTGATGAGCTGACCCTTTGTGATTGTCCTGGATTAGTTTTTCCATCCTTCTCAAGCTCAAGATATGAGATGATTGCTTGTGGGGTGTTACCTATTGATAGGATGACTGAACAAAGGGAATCTGTCCAAGTTGTTGCTGATAGAGTCCCGAGACATGTCATTGAGGAGATTTATAAGATAAGGCTTCCTAAACCTAAGTCATATGAGTCCCAATCGCGCCCCCCTCTAGCATCTGAACTTTTGAGAGCATACTGTACTTCTCGTGGGTATGTTGCCTCTAGTGGACTCCCTGATGAAACCAGGGCTGCCCGTCAGATGTTGAAAGATTACATTGATGGGAAGCTGCCTCACTATCAAATGCCTCCCGGAGCGTCAGATGAGGAACAAGCTTTGGAAGAACCTGCTGGACATGACTCGGTTGACTTGGATGCATCGGATTCATCTGCTATTGAAGATGCTTCAGATGTTGAGAGCGAACTTGCACCAAATCTTGAACATGTATTGGTTGACCTCAATTCATTTGACATGGCTAATGGACTTGCTCCAAAAAATACTACTACTGTTAAGAAGCCTAAGGCATCTCATAAGCACCACCATAAAAAGCCACAGAGGAAAAAAGATCGTTCTTGGAGAGCAGGAAAAGCAGGAAACGAGGATGCTGATGGGATGCCAGTTGCAAGATTCTTTCAGAAACCAGCAAATACAGGTCCTCTGAAGGTTGGGTAA
- the LOC114378310 gene encoding uncharacterized protein LOC114378310, which yields MALKRASWLMLLPLLSAVAAAATNTNSVYHPCSDARIQRSDGFTFGIAFSSRDSFFYNQNQSLQLSPCDRRLSLSSSNAQLALFRPRVDEISLLTINTSSFFPDNYGGYMVAFAGKKYAARSPLAFVANSTYTVTSFTLVLEFQRGRLHNLYWKRDGCSSCKGKSNLVCLNKQDCAIRTSSCKGRGGAVDCSLGIQLAFSGTDRHLRVLNSWFEVENLRQYSLYGLYSNLRDSLTSQYNKFF from the exons ATGGCACTCAAAAGGGCATCGTGGTTGATGCTGCTGCCACTGTTATCTGCAGTTGCTGCTGCTGCCACCAACACCAACAGTGTGTACCATCCTTGTTCTGATGCCAGGATTCAGAGATCTGATGGCTTCACTTTTGGCATTGCCTTCAGTTCCAGGGACTCTTTCTTCTACAACCAGAACCAGTCCCTCCAGCTCTCTCCCTGTGACCGacgcctctctctctcttcctccaACGCTCAGCTTGCTCTCTTCCGTCCCAGAGTTGATGAGATCTCTCTCCTCACCATCAACACCTCTAGTTTCTTCCCA GATAACTACGGTGGATATATGGTGGCATTTGCGGGAAAGAAATATGCTGCACGTTCTCCACTTGCGTTTGTCGCAAACAGCACATACACCGTGACAAGTTTTACACTG GTGCTAGAGTTTCAGAGGGGTAGGCTGCATAACTTGTACTGGAAGAGAGACGGCTGTTCTTCATGCAAGGGGAAATCGAACTTGGTATGCCTCAACAAACAAGATTGTGCAATCAGAACATCATCTTGCAAAGGCAGAGGAGGTGCAGTAGATTGTAGTCTTGGAATTCAGCTTGCATTTTCTGGTACAGACAGGCATCTCAGAGTGCTTAATTCATGGTTTGAAGTGGAAAACCTGCGGCAGTACTCTCTCTATGGCTTGTACTCAAATCTAAGGGACTCTCTCACCAGCCAGTATAACAAATTCTTTTAA
- the LOC114379151 gene encoding dnaJ protein homolog, producing MFGRAPKKSDNTRYYEILGVSKNASQDDLKKAYKKAAIKNHPDKGGDPEKFKELAQAYEVLSDPEKREIYDQYGEDALKEGMGGGGGHDPFDIFSSFFGGGSPFGSGGSSRGRRQRRGEDVVHPLKVSLEDLYLGTSKKLSLSRNVICSKCSGKGSKSGASMKCAGCQGTGMKVSIRHLGPSMIQQMQHACNECKGTGETINDRDRCPQCKGEKVVQEKKVLEVIVEKGMQNGQKITFPGEADEAPDTITGDIVFVLQQKEHPKFKRKAEDLFVEHTLSLTEALCGFQFVLTHLDSRQLLIKSNPGEVVKPDSYKAINDEGMPMYQRPFMKGKLYIHFTVEFPDSLNPDQVKALEAVLPPKPSSQLTDMELDECEETTLHDVNMEEETRRKQQQAQEAYDEDDDMPGGAQRVQCAQQ from the exons ATGTTTGGGAGGGCACCGAAGAAGAGCGATAATACGAGGTACTACGAAATCCTCGGCGTCTCCAAGAACGCTTCGCAGGATGATCTGAAGAAGGCTTACAAGAAAGCCGCCATTAAGAATCACCCCGACAAGGGCGGTGATCCCGAGAAG TTTAAAGAGCTGGCGCAAGCTTATGAGGTTCTGAGTGACCCTGAGAAGCGTGAGATATATGATCAGTATGGTGAAGATGCGCTTAAGGAAGGAATGGGTGGTGGCGGTGGCCATGATCCATTTGATATCTTTTCATCTTTCTTTGGCGGTGGGAGTCCCTTTGGATCAG GTGGAAGTAGTCGAGGTAGGAGGCAGAGGCGCGGAGAAGACGTGGTTCACCCTCTCAAGGTCTCTTTGGAGGACCTTTATCTTGGAACTTCCAAGAAGCTCTCCCTCTCCAGAAATGTTATATGCTCCAAGTGCAGTGG CAAGGGTTCTAAGTCTGGTGCTTCGATGAAGTGTGCTGGTTGTCAAGGAACTGGTATGAAGGTTTCTATAAGACATCTTGGCCCATCCATGATTCAGCAAATGCAGCATGCCTGCAATGAATGTAAGGGTACTGGAGAAACTATCAATGACAGAGATCGCTGCCCACAGTGCAAGGGAGAGAAGGTTGTGCAGGAGAAGAAAGTCCTTGAAGTTATTGTAGAAAAGGGGATGCAGAATGGGCAGAAGATAACATTCCCTGGCGAAGCTGATGAAGCG CCGGACACAATTACTGGGGATATCGTCTTTGTCCTTCAGCAGAAGGaacatcccaaattcaaaagaaaggCTGAAGATCTTTTTGTAGAGCACACTTTGTCCCTTACCGAGGCCTTGTGTGGCTTCCAATTTGTGCTGACTCACTTGGATAGCCGTCAGCTTCTTATTAAATCAAATCCCGGGGAAGTTGTGAAGCCTG ATTCATACAAGGCTATAAATGATGAGGGAATGCCCATGTATCAGAGGCCATTCATGAAGGGGAAACTTTACATTCACTTCACTGTGGAGTTTCCAGATTCTCTAAACCCTGATCAAGTTAAGGCCTTGGAGGCTGTTCTGCCACCAAAGCCTTCTTCACAATTGACAGACATGGAGCTGGATGAATGTGAGGAAACTACACTCCATGATGTCAACATGGAGGAGGAGACTAGGAGGAAGCAGCAACAAGCTCAGGAGGCATATGATGAGGATGATGACATGCCTGGTGGTGCACAGAGGGTACAGTGCGCCCAGCAGTAA